ATTAAATCACTATATAGATTATATACTTGTACTGTATTATTATTCATATCTTGTTCCGTACTAGAAAGTCCAATTTGTCGCATAGCAAAAATAGCCCAATACTTTTCCACAGAGGATGGACACGCGTGGCTCTCTAATAAAGTAGCATTTCCTATATATAAATAGTAACAAGGGTGGTCTAAAATCATTAAAAAATAAGGAATATAACTAACATCGTAAGGTGTTTCTATATCATAGGATTGACATTCTTTTTCCATCTGTTGAAAAATAACCTTCAAGTCAAAAGGACCTCTGTGTGCTTCAAAAATGGTATGCTTTGGATGTTTTTGAGATGCTTTAATCAAATCACCAGATAGCATCTGAGTAATTGTGTTTCGTAAAGATGCATCTAATGCTTCTTCTTTACTGATTTGTTGTAATAAAGAACGAAAATGAGCGTCTCTATTAGCTTTTGAAACTATGTAATTATATATGGGATGCAGAAACTTCAACTGCAATACGGTTTCAAAAAGTGATTTAGAAAGTTTTTTATGTTTATATAAATCAAAGCATTCTTTTAAAAAGAAATAAAAATCATTGGTATACCTCATCGCATAAATAGCAATTTTTTTCTGTTTATCTGTTGGGAAACTTTCTGCTATATACGCTATTACAGCTCGTTGGTAATAAGATGGATGTTTGTATATCGCTAAAAAATCCTTAGAGCTGAATAATTCTTCAGGGTTCTGCCATGCGCCTACTTTCCATTCAATAGCTATAATTTTGTTAGAAAAAGTTACCCATGTGCCCCATTTACAACCGTTTTGAACAAGATCCGTAGGTTCTTTGTGATTTTCGTAACGAGGAAATGAAATAAAATAATGTGCACAATTTGGCCAAGAATTTTGTTGGGCATATACAATAAAACTTGAAGGATATAATGCCGCAAAGCAAAAACCTAAAAATAGCTTGAAGAAACAGGGGAACTTACTTACTACCATAAATAGAGAAGACATCAATTAGTAATGTCCGTTTAGCACTATACAATAATATCTGTTGCAAATTGGTCATACAATAACCTGTTCTTGCATACACTTATTGCTGCCATGTAATGGCATAACATTGCTTAAATCATAAGCCAAAGCCTCAATGGAGACAGTAATAGCTTGTTTGTCTATTTGATAAAACTTTGTGTAAAAAAAAATGTGCTGGCAATAAGTTCGAGGCCATTATAACAGAAAATTGTAAAGCTCTTATCATAAAAACGCAACTTTAATTCAGACATTTTTGTGCAATTTCCTTGCTGAAATATTATTATTTATGTTTTTCTGTAACCCTTGGATAAGCCCTTACCTACTTATTTGTAATAAATTCTTTCTATTGCAACGGTCTTAGCTCAGTAGGCTAAGCTTAATTATAATTATATGTTTTAAATATTAAACATGTATCTATTATAGTAAGGGAAGGCTTGACTAATTATATAATCACGTTCTTCTGTTTATTGTTTATGCTGTATTTAATCCAAAGTTAGACATACAAAAAGGACTGCATTCAAATTAATTTCCTTATTGTTTTACTTAATCACCTATATACCTTCTCACGGTAGCACCATTCAAACCATGAACACCTTGACTTACCTTGCTAATACCAGCAGCCACCACTTCTGTACTACTAACTGCAATTCCACAATGGCCAGAAGCATTTGTATAATTGATTTCTTTAGCAATAACATCACCTGCCTGCCATGTTTCTGAAGTACCCATGTATTGCCAATTCCTAATACAATCAGAGCTTGCCCACTTTTTAGCAGTATGAGGATGATAACCATTATGAGGAGCACCGCCTACAGCTTCATATATTACATCATAAACAAACAAATTACATTTTGGTTCACCTTCTTTAAACGTGAACTTACCATCTGTGGATTCTTTCTTTACACTTTGAGCCCAATCAATGGATTCTTTATAAGATTTAGCTTGATTTGCTATATCATCCTTTTTCCCCATATTATAGCGGTCTATATTACACCCTATTAGCGACAATGATAATATTAAGACTGCTAAATTTTTAGTTTTTGTTATCATGTATTTTAATTTTAAAGATATTGAATAATAAAACTAATTAGAATGATTAGGGTTAGGTTAGGTCTTAAGTTTAATTCAATAATATAACTTTTTATATCAAAAACAAATTTTATTGCTATCAATTAAATTATGTATAATCTCCCCTAAGCAAATCAGTATTTTTATGTTATTTGGTATTTATGTATTGATTCAGGCATCTATATCACTTTATCTTATACCATAAGCCTTGTCTCTTCCCTACATCTATTGATATATGCTTGTAATGTCCATGGTTACTATTATGGTTTCTTATCCTGTTTTCCACTCTTATAGATTACTATACCCATTCTATGGAAGTGGCCAAACTGCTGTTAGAGGCTACTCAAGATCCCGACACCATCCTAGCGGGTTTGTTGCATGATATCGTAGAGGATACGTCTGTTACGCTACCTCAGATAGAATTGATGTATGGCAATGAGGTAACTTCTATCGTAGATAAAATTACCCACTATAATACCAACGGCTATCCATGGAAATGGGATAATGCAGCAGCGCAAAACATACTTGATGCCTGTTCAGATATACTTGTTATTCAGGTTAAACTAGCAGATCGATTGCATAACATGCGTACCTTATTTGCTCGTAAGCCATCCGATCAACAGCGTATAGCGCAGGAAACCTTAGCTTTTTATATCCCGTGGGGAACAAAGCACCACGTACCTCAGCAATGGCTGACAGAAATGCAGCAAATATGTGAGAAAATTCTAAAATAAAGCGTCTATCTTTACAAGATCACTTGTACAGATCCCACTGATCATTTGAAAAGATTGTGTAAAGTTTTTAACTGCGTGTTGATGTTCATGTATAGTATTGCTATTGCGTAGATTAAACTTTTTAGCTTAGGTAGTTTAGATAGCCAGATTATATTACACGCTTTTAGGAAAAAATTAAACATTATGATGCTGAAGCTGCTGTACAAAAACGGCTCCTAGTTTGGAAGGATGATGCTGACCAAGTTGAATACTTATTGCTAGCTTTTAAGATTATTACTACATTATAGCTAATACATATGGTTAAAAACCAAGCAATATAAAAACAGCTATGATTCAAATAGATCTCCTAA
Above is a window of Candidatus Cardinium hertigii DNA encoding:
- a CDS encoding HD domain-containing protein, with amino-acid sequence MDYYTHSMEVAKLLLEATQDPDTILAGLLHDIVEDTSVTLPQIELMYGNEVTSIVDKITHYNTNGYPWKWDNAAAQNILDACSDILVIQVKLADRLHNMRTLFARKPSDQQRIAQETLAFYIPWGTKHHVPQQWLTEMQQICEKILK